From one Lolium rigidum isolate FL_2022 chromosome 4, APGP_CSIRO_Lrig_0.1, whole genome shotgun sequence genomic stretch:
- the LOC124646976 gene encoding wall-associated receptor kinase 1-like, giving the protein MPSQYSQLLPLLLVAATIHTILAADAERPPAGCPKDEKCGNISIPYPFGIKAGCSLAGFEVICNHSFQPPRAFLSRASARHEIGHATYTSSSWYSLSMDSSPPIFSPYVPTYSAAPVELLDISASKSELRVYGGVTSDCLDPGAGEDAETKPDHHHVNIHSTKLGPAGGGEEPFLLSLLRNVLLGVGSKAEAQFIVSPDEVGRTGAGSSPLIACISSNIIAVRNGSCTGMGCCQASVSRELLEDRLAPDFFAVTLGQNMARLADDTNTWSPCSYGMLVESSWYNFSSEDLYGHELSNKHPRGVPVVLDFAIRSGNRSCPAEGQKPPKGYACISGNSSCATPPSGDGYICRCHEHYDGNPYINNGCQDIDECNKDHPLHNCDLSRSTCHNTPGGYKCPCKRGMRGDGKKGTCTEIFSLPAKVVVGVIAFFLVILALVLAHQLLKLKKFYKQNGGPILKGVKNIRIYTSSELKQMTNNYKVVIGEGHFGTVYMGTLKDKQEVAIKKTIKVDESSKKEFIDEVIIQSGMRHKNIARLLGCCLQMDVPMLMYEYVVKGSLYDVLFKSKDIIPVDTRLRIAIGSAEGLAYMHSAVENTIRHGDVKSANILLDESFTPKISDFGTSKLLARGKSEKTEWVTGDKAYIDPEYMAHGTLTQKSDVYSFGIVLIELITRRVAKYDDNMSYVKNFVQACQDQRARNFLDNDVTSEKDIELLEMVSEVAMECLKLNPEERLDMRQVENRLYIIGQSEQHGQEMNFQGNLSPNMEVPLLKSVESRSPTN; this is encoded by the exons ATGCCCTCGCAATACTCCCAGCTGCTGCCGCTCCTCCTCGTTGCAGCAACGATCCACACCATCCTCGCTGCCGATGCTGAACGGCCACCTGCGGGTTGCCCCAAGGATGAGAAGTGCGGCAACATCAGCATCCCCTACCCGTTCGGCATCAAGGCCGGCTGCTCCCTTGCTGGCTTCGAGGTCATCTGCAACCACTCCTTCCAACCTCCTCGCGCGTTCCTCTCTCGAGCCTCAGCGCGTCATGAAATCGGCCATGCAACCTACACTTCTAGTTCTTGGTACTCTCTCAGCATGGACTCCTCTCCTCCTATCTTCAGTCCTTATGTGCCGACCTACTCGGCCGCGCCGGTGGAGCTCCTCGACATATCGGCTTCCAAGAGTGAGCTCCGTGTGTATGGCGGGGTCACATCCGACTGCCTCGACCCCGGTGCTGGTGAGGACGCGGAAACGAAACCCGACCACCACCACGTCAACATACATAGTACCAAGTTGGGGCCGGCCGGAGGCGGAGAGGAACCTTTCCTCCTGTCACTGCTGCGCAATGTTCTCCTCGGCGTCGGCTCGAAAGCCGAAGCCCAGTTCATCGTATCCCCGGACGAAGTCGGGAGAACGGGCGCTGGGAGTAGTCCCTTGATCGCCTGCATTTCATCCAACATAATTGCAGTGAGAAACGGATCGTGCACGGGGATGGGGTGCTGTCAGGCCTCCGTCTCGCGTGAATTGCTTGAAGACCGTCTTGCCCCCGATTTCTTCGCGGTGACATTGGGCCAGAATATGGCACGCCTTGCCGATGACACAAACACCTGGAGTCCCTGCTCCTACGGCATGTTGGTGGAAAGCTCATGGTACAACTTCTCCTCCGAGGATTTGTATGGCCACGAGCTATCCAACAAACACCCCAGGGGTGTCCCCGTCGTACTCGATTTCGCCATCAGGAGCGGGAACCGTTCATGTCCAGCGGAAGGCCAGAAGCCACCTAAGGGCTACGCGTGCATTAGCGGCAACAGCTCCTGTGCAACGCCACCCAGCGGGGACGGCTATATCTGCAGGTGTCATGAACATTACGATGGCAACCCTTACATCAACAATGGCTGCCAAG ATATCGATGAATGTAATAAGGACCATCCTTTGCATAATTGCGATTTAAGTCGATCAACCTGCCACAACACGCCAGGAGGATATAAGTGTCCATGCAAACGGGGAATGAGAGGCGATGGCAAAAAGGGAACCTGCACAGAGATTTTCTCCTTACCAGCAAAGGTGGTTGTGG GCGTCATTGCCTTCTTTCTTGTAATTCTCGCCTTGGTTCTGGCACATCAACTCCTCAAACTCAAAAAGTTCTATAAACAAAATGGTGGTCCAATATTGAAAGGTGTAAAAAATATAAGGATCTATACAAGCAGTGAACTGAAGCAGATGACAAACAACTACAAGGTTGTTATTGGAGAGGGCCATTTTGGTACGGTTTATATGGGGACTCTAAAAGACAAACAAGAAGTGGCTATAAAGAAGACAATCAAAGTTGATGAAAGTAGCAAGAAGGAGTTCATTGATGAGGTTATAATCCAATCTGGAATGaggcacaagaacattgccaggctcCTAGGTTGTTGCTTACAGATGGATGTTCCAATGTTGATGTATGAGTATGTAGTGAAAGGGAGTCTGTATGATGTTTTGTTCAAAAGCAAGGACATCATTCCAGTGGATACACGTCTCAGGATTGCAATTGGTTCAGCCGAAGGCTTGGCATACATGCATTCAGCTGTGGAGAATACTATCCGTCATGGTGATGTTAAATCTGCTAATATACTTCTCGATGAAAGCTTCACCccaaaaatttcagattttgGGACCTCAAAGCTGCTTGCAAGAGGAAAATCTGAGAAGACTGAATGGGTCACCGGAGACAAGGCATACATAGATCCAGAATACATGGCCCATGGGACACTTACACAAAAGAGCGATGTGTACAGCTTTGGAATTGTTCTCATAGAGCTTATCACAAGGAGGGTTGCAAAATATGATGACAATATGAGTtatgttaagaactttgttcaagCTTGTCAAGATCAAAGGGCAAGGAACTTTCTTGACAATGATGTTACAAGCGAGAAGGATATTGAGCTCTTGGAAATGGTTAGTGAAGTCGCTATGGAGTGTCTCAAACTTAATCCAGAGGAACGCCTAGATATGAGACAAGTTGAGAACCGTCTATATATTATAGGACAGTCTGAACAGCATGGACAAGAGATGAACTTCCAGGGAAATCTTAGTCCTAATATGGAGGTTCCTTTGCTTAAATCAGTGGAGAGCAGATCACCTACCAATTAA